A single region of the Vicia villosa cultivar HV-30 ecotype Madison, WI linkage group LG4, Vvil1.0, whole genome shotgun sequence genome encodes:
- the LOC131598346 gene encoding probable mediator of RNA polymerase II transcription subunit 26c — protein sequence MWPNEFNTKIENCFSPKIENVLHPKIKNVLHAEIENRSSPRNRESFFTLKSRIVLHPQIENVQSFTQIVDENGSITVRFLFHLSFTVWLFIDTAISVASLDNAGELKQRRDGIVERLYAATTAPPLCQNCEGGSLLTEGNQIRKQSNPSLSPEQNQHRRGGSSPPTPQSQGNDDEEDEEIDAYGGLFDDEQRRILEIKELLEDPRQTEDTLLESLQNLVDIDITFQELKETDIGRNVNQLRKHPSSDVRSLVKLLVKKWKEIVSDSFFNHVLGMIIFSC from the exons ATGTGGCCCAATG AGTTTAACACCAAAATCGAAAACTGTTTCTCACCCAAAATCGAAAACGTTCTTCACCCCAAAATCAAAAATGTTCTTCACGCTGAAATCGAAAATCGCTCTTCACCCCGAAATCGAGAATCGTTCTTCACACTTAAATCGAGAATCGTTCTTCACCCTCAAATTGAAAATGTTCAATCGTTTACACAAATCGTTGACGAAAATGGTTCTATCACTGTGAGATTCCTTTTTCATCTTTCATTCACT GTGTGGTTGTTCATCGACACCGCGATATCCGTCGCTTCTCTGGACAACGCCGGCGAGTTGAAGCAACGGAGAGACGGAATCGTCGAGCGTCTTTACGCCGCCACCACTGCTCCTCCGCTTTGTCAGAATTGTGAAGGTGGAAGCCTTTTGACTGAGGGAAACCAAATCAGGAAACAGAGTAACCCTAGTTTAAGCCCTGAGCAAAATCAGCACCGTCGCGGCGGCTCGTCTCCTCCGACGCCGCAGTCGCAAGGAAACGATGATGAGGAAGATGAGGAGATAGATGCTTACGGTGGTTTGTTCGATGATGAACAGAGGAGGATTCTAGAAATTAAAGAGTTGCTTGAAGATCCGAGACAG ACTGAAGATACTTTGTTGGAGTCACTGCAAAATCTGGTGGATATTGATATTACATTCCAAGAGTTGAAG GAGACTGACATTGGGAGGAACGTGAATCAGTTAAGGAAACATCCATCCAGCGATGTTCGCAGTTTGGTGAAGCTACTTGTCAA GAAGTGGAAAGAAATTGTTTCAGATTCCTTTTTCAACCATGTTTTAGGCATGATCATTTTCAGTTGTTAG